One segment of Macaca fascicularis isolate 582-1 chromosome 2, T2T-MFA8v1.1 DNA contains the following:
- the SEC22C gene encoding vesicle-trafficking protein SEC22c isoform X1: MSMIFFACVVRVRDGLPLSASTDFYHTQDFLEWRRRLKSLALRLAQYPGRGSAEGRDFSIHFSSFGDVACMAICSCQCPATMAFCFLETLWWEFTASYDTTCIGLASRPYAFLEFDNIIQKVKWHFNYVSSSQMESSLEKIQEELKLQPPVVLTLEDTDVANGVMNGHTPMHLEPAPNFRMEPVTALGILSLILNIMCAALNLIRGVHLAEHSLQVAHEEIGNVLAFLVPFVACIFQCYLYLFYSPARTMKVVLMLLFICLGNMYLHGLRNLWQILFHIGVAFLSSYQILTRQLQEKQSDYGV, from the exons ATGTCCATGATCTTTTTTGCCTGCGTGGTACGGGTAAGGGATGGACTGCCCCTCTCAGCTTCTACTGATTTTTACCACACCCAGGATTTTTTGGAATGGAGGAGACGGCTCAAGAGTTTAGCCTTGCGACTGGCCCAATATCCAGGTCGAGGTTCTGCAGAAGGCCGTGACTTTAGTATACA tttttcttctttcggGGATGTGGCCTGCATGGCTATCTGTTCCTGCCAGTGTCCAGCAACCATGGCCTTCTGCTTCCTGGAGACCCTGTGGTGGGAATTCACGGCTTCCTATGACACTACCTGCATTGGCCTAGCCTCCAGGCCATACGCTTTTCTTGAGTTTG ACAACATCATTCAGAAAGTGAAGTGGCATTTTAACTATGTAAGTTCCTCTCAGATGGAGAGCAGCTTGGAAAAAATTCAGGAGGAGCTCAAGTTGCAGCCTCCAGTGGTTCTCACTCTGGAGGACACAGATGTGGCAAATGGGGTGATGAATGGTCACACACCGATGCACTTGGAGCCTG CTCCTAATTTCCGAATGGAACCAGTGACAGCCCTGGGTATCCTCTCCCTCATTCTCAACATCATGTGTGCTGCCCTGAATCTCATTCGTGGAGTTCACCTTGCAGAACATTCTTtacag GTTGCCCATGAGGAAATTGGAAACGTTCTGGCTTTTCTTGTTCCTTTTGTAGCCTGCATTTTCCAG TGTTATTTGTACCTGTTCTACAGTCCAGCCAGGACTATGAAGGTGGTGCTGATGCTGCTCTTTatttgcctgggcaacatgtacCTGCATGGGCTGAGGAACCTCTGGCAAATCCTTTTCCACATAGGAGTGGCTTTTCTGTCTTCATATCAGATACTAACAAGGCAGCTTCAGGAGAAGCAGTCTGACTATGGAGTATGA
- the SEC22C gene encoding vesicle-trafficking protein SEC22c isoform X2, whose protein sequence is MSMIFFACVVRVRDGLPLSASTDFYHTQDFLEWRRRLKSLALRLAQYPGRGSAEGRDFSIHFSSFGDVACMAICSCQCPATMAFCFLETLWWEFTASYDTTCIGLASRPYAFLEFDNIIQKVKWHFNYVSSSQMESSLEKIQEELKLQPPVVLTLEDTDVANGVMNGHTPMHLEPAPNFRMEPVTALGILSLILNIMCAALNLIRGVHLAEHSLQVAHEEIGNVLAFLVPFVACIFQNKNGPFYV, encoded by the exons ATGTCCATGATCTTTTTTGCCTGCGTGGTACGGGTAAGGGATGGACTGCCCCTCTCAGCTTCTACTGATTTTTACCACACCCAGGATTTTTTGGAATGGAGGAGACGGCTCAAGAGTTTAGCCTTGCGACTGGCCCAATATCCAGGTCGAGGTTCTGCAGAAGGCCGTGACTTTAGTATACA tttttcttctttcggGGATGTGGCCTGCATGGCTATCTGTTCCTGCCAGTGTCCAGCAACCATGGCCTTCTGCTTCCTGGAGACCCTGTGGTGGGAATTCACGGCTTCCTATGACACTACCTGCATTGGCCTAGCCTCCAGGCCATACGCTTTTCTTGAGTTTG ACAACATCATTCAGAAAGTGAAGTGGCATTTTAACTATGTAAGTTCCTCTCAGATGGAGAGCAGCTTGGAAAAAATTCAGGAGGAGCTCAAGTTGCAGCCTCCAGTGGTTCTCACTCTGGAGGACACAGATGTGGCAAATGGGGTGATGAATGGTCACACACCGATGCACTTGGAGCCTG CTCCTAATTTCCGAATGGAACCAGTGACAGCCCTGGGTATCCTCTCCCTCATTCTCAACATCATGTGTGCTGCCCTGAATCTCATTCGTGGAGTTCACCTTGCAGAACATTCTTtacag GTTGCCCATGAGGAAATTGGAAACGTTCTGGCTTTTCTTGTTCCTTTTGTAGCCTGCATTTTCCAG AACAAGAATGGCCCCTTTTATGTGTGA